The sequence GGAATTGGCTTAACCTTTGTCGTAAATAATCACACTAATTTTTTACACGATGGTAGAGCACGAAATTTAACCGAAGCAATTATGTGGCACGGAGGTGAAGCTGAAAACGCCAAGCAAAAATTTAAAAATTTAAAAACAGAAGAACGCAATGCGCTTCTAAGTTTTTTAAACTCTTTATAACTCAAACAAACTTAAATTCATTAAAGACTATTCTGTAACGGAATAGTCTTTTTTTATTTAAAATAAGCAATTAACACATTGTATAATATCACATATTTTTAAACAAATAATTATACAATAAAAAATATCCTCGTAAATTATATCGATATTTCTATTTATAAACATTCTAAATTAAGCCAAAAACCCTTTTAAAATCAAATATAAAACTATGTAATAGTCAAAAAATTATAATATAAATTTATATTTGTGAATTATAAGTTAAATAAAAACATAAATATGCAATCTAGTCAATTTGATTTAGTACCGATACTTATGCAACTAGTGTTTGCAGCAGGTTTCGTTGTTTTAACAATTATTGGCTCTAGCTTTCTAGGACCAAAACGCGCGTCTAAAAACAAAGACCAAAATTTCGAATGTGGAATTGAGTCTATCGGAAATGCCAGAATTCCATTCAATGTAAAATACTTCCTAGTTGCTATTTTATTCGTTTTATTCGACGTTGAAGTAATCTTCATGTATCCTTGGGCTGTTAATTTCAAAGAATTCGGATGGGATGGATTATGGAAAATGGGAATTTTCATGTTTTTATTAGTTGTTGGACTTCTTTATGAATTCAAGAAAAAAGGTCTTGAGTGGGATTAATTTAAAAAGTTATGAGTAAAAATTCAAAACCAAAAATGGTAAATGCACCAGATGGTTATGCTGGCGAAGGATTCTTTGCTACAAAACTTAACGAAGTGGTAGGTTTAGCTCGAGCTAATTCGATGTGGCCACTACCTTTTGCAACATCTTGTTGTGGAATTGAATACATGGCAACCATGGCCGCAACTTACGACATTGGTCGTTTTGGAGCTGAGCGTATGAGTTTCTCTCCCCGTCAAGCGGATATGCTTTTAGTAATGGGTACAATCTCTAAAAAAATGGCACCAATCTTACGTCAAGTTTACGAACAAATGGCAGAACCTAGATGGGTAATTGCAGTTGGAGCTTGCGCATCGTCTGGTGGAGTTTTCGATACATATTCAGTTTTACAAGGAATCGATAAAGTAATTCCGGTTGATGTTTATGTACCAGGTTGTCCTCCACGTCCAGAACAAATTTTAGACGGAATTTTAACCTTACAAGAAATCGTTAAAAACGAATCAGTGAGAAGAAGAAGTTCTGATGAATATAAAGAATTATTAAACTCATATAACATCAAATAAAATGAGCTTAGATAACCAAACCATTCAAAAGAAATTAGTCGATACTTTTGGTTTAGATATTATTGAATATCATGAATCTCACGACATTTTAACTTTTGAAATAAACAGTAAAAAGAATCACGAAATCATCAAGTTTTTAAAAGAAGATAAAGATTTAAATTTTAATTTCTTGACAGATGTTTGTGGTGTTCATTTTCCAGATTACGAAAAAGAAAGACAATTTGCAGTGGTTTATCATTTACACAATTGGTTTCAAAACGTTCGTATTCGAATTAAATGTTTTACTAACGCAGAAAATCCAAATGTTGATTCGGTTGTAGATTTATACAAATCAGCAAACTGGCAAGAAAGAGAAACGTACGATTTCTACGGAATTAAGTTCAACAATCATCCGCAATTAAAACGTATTTTAAATATGGATGAAATGGAATCATTCCCACTAAGAAAAGAATTCCCGATGGAAGACCAAGGTCGTACAGATAAGGATGACCGTTTCTTCGGAAGAATATCTAATAATTGTTAAAAAACGCATATGTCTGACTTACTATTAACCCCAGAAAATCGTTTTCAAAAACAAATTGAAGAACGCCTAAAAAAAGACGGTGTTGAATTATCAGTTTTAAACTTAGGACCAACCCACCCTGCCACTCACGGAATTTTCCAAAACATTTTATTAATGGATGGAGAAACCATTCTTGATGGCGAAGGAACCGTTGGTTACATACATAGAGCATTTGAGAAAATTGCAGAAAATCGTCCGTTTTATCAAATCAACGTTTTAACAGACCGTTTAAATTATTGTTCATCGCCAATTAACAATACTGGTTGGTGGATGACAGTTGAAAAAGCTTTAGGTATAGAAATTCCAAAACGTGTACAATATTTACGTGTGATTATTATGGAATTAGCTCGTATCGCAGACCACATCATTTGTAGCTCGGTAATGGGAGTTGACACCGGAGCATTAACAGGTTTCTTATACGTAATGCAATACCGTGAAAAGATTTACGAAATCTACGAAGAAATTTGTGGCGCACGTTTAACTACAAACATGGGTCGTATTGGTGGATTTGAACGTGAATGGTCTGAAACAGCTTGGAGAAAAATTGATGAATTTTTGAATGAATTCCCTGGTGTTTGGTCTGAATTTGAAAACATGTTAACTCGTAACAGAATTTTCATGGACCGTACCATCGGAGCTGGAGCTGTTCCTGCAGAAATGGCAATGAGCTACGGATTTACAGGACCAAACCTTCGTGCAGCCGGAATTGATTACGATGTTCGTGTAGCACAACCTTATTGTTCTTACGAAGATTTTGAGTTTGATATTCCTGTTGGTCAAAACGGTGATTGTTACGATCGTTTTTGTGTGCGTAATGCAGAAGTTTGGGAAAGTATGAAAATCATTCGTCAAGCCATTGCTAAAATGCCAGAAGGTCCTTACCATGCTGATGTTCCAGAATATTACCTTCCTCCAAAAGAAGATGTGTATCAAAATATGGAAGCTTTGATTTATCACTTCAAAATCGTAATGGGAGAAATTCCTGTTCCGAATACAGAAGTTTATCATGCCGTTGAAGGCGGAAATGGTGAATTAGGATTTTATCTAATCACAAACGGAAGTCGTGTTCCGTATCGTTTACACTTCCGAAGACCATGTTTTATTTATTACCAAGCATTTAACGAAATTGTAAAAGGCAGAAGTTTATCAGATGCTATTATCACACTTTCTAGTATGAACGTTATTGCGGGAGAATTAGACTGTTAATTATGGAAAAAACAAACTACAAACAAGAAATAAATTTCACTCCAGAATTGATGACACGAATCAACGAATTGATTAGTCATTATCCGGAAGGAAAACAAAAATCGGCACTTTTACCTGTTCTTCATGAAGTACAAGATGCGCATGATAATTGGTTGAGTTTAGAACTTCAGACCAAAGTTGCCGAAATATTAAACATCAAACCAATTGAAGTTTTTGAAGTAACAACGTTTTATACCATGTTCAATCAAAAACCAATGGGTAAATACATGTTAGAATTCTGTTCAACTTCTTGCTGTGCGATAAACAAAGCAGAAGATATGATGGATTATGCATGCGAAAAACTAAACATCAAACCGGGACAAGTTACAGCAGACGGAATGTTCTCTGTCGTTGGCGTTCAATGTTTAGGAGCTTGTGGTTATGCACCAATGCTTCAGTTAGGTGATTTCTATCACGAACATTTAACTAAAGAAAAAATCGATTTGTTAATCGATGATTGTAAAGCAGGAAAAATAACATTACACGATAAATAATACCATGGGAAGAAAAATATTATTAGATAAGATTAATATTCCGGGTATCAAAACCTACGAAGTTTACCGTCAGAATGGAGGTTATGCTTCGGTGGAAAAAGCATTAAAAATGGAACCGGACGCGATTACTGAAGAAGTTAAAACTTCAGGATTAAGAGGTCGTGGTGGTGCAGGTTTTCCTGTGGGATTAAAATGGAGTTTCATCGATAAAAAATCGGGCAATCCAAGACATTTGGTTTGCAATGCCGATGAATCGGAACCAGGAACTTTCAAAGACCGTTACTTAATGGAATACATTCCGCATTTATTAATTGAAGGAATGATTGTTTCCTCTTTCGCATTAGGTGCAAATCTTTCATACATCTACATTCGTGGAGAATATATGTGGGTTTTCAAAACCTTAGAAAGAGCCATTAAAGAAGCTTATGCTGCAGGTTGGTTAGGAAAAAATATTAAAGGAACCGGTTACGATTTAGATTTACACGTTCATTGTGGTGGTGGTGCTTACATCTGTGGAGAAGAAACCGCTTTAATTGAATCATTAGAAGGAAAAAGAGGAAATCCAAGAATTAAACCACCATTTCCTGCCGTTAAAGGTTTATGGCAAAACCCAACGGTTGTAAACAATGTTGAATCTATTGCATCTGTGCCATGGATTGTTTTAAACTCAGGTGAAGAATATTCAAAAATTGGTTTAGGACGTTCAACAGGAACTAAATTATTTTCAGTTTCAGGCCACGTTAAAAAACCAGGTGTTTATGAAATTGAGATGGGAATGAACGTTGAAGAATTCATGAATTCTGATGAATATTGCGGTGGAATGATTGATGACCGTCCGTTAAAAGGGTTAATCCCTGGAGGTTCGTCAGTTCCAATTTTACCACAGCATTTAATCTTCAAAACAGCAAACGGTGAAGACCGTTTAATGACTTACGAATCGCTTTCTGATGGTGGTTTTGCAACAGGTTCATCTTTAGGTTCGGGTGGTTTCATCGTTTATAATGATACCGCTTGTATTGTAAGAAATACTTGGAATTTCTCACGTTTCTATCATCACGAAAGTTGCGGACAATGTTCACCATGTCGTGAAGGAACCGGATGGATGGAAAAAGTACTTTGGCGTATCGAAAACGGAGAAGGAAGAATGGAAGATATCGATTTGTTATGGGACATCCAAAGTAAAATTGAAGGAAATACCATTTGTCCATTAGGAGATGCAGCAGCTTGGCCAGTAGCAGCCGCGATTCGCCACTTCAGAGATGAATT comes from Flavobacterium sp. I3-2 and encodes:
- a CDS encoding NADH-quinone oxidoreductase subunit A; translated protein: MQSSQFDLVPILMQLVFAAGFVVLTIIGSSFLGPKRASKNKDQNFECGIESIGNARIPFNVKYFLVAILFVLFDVEVIFMYPWAVNFKEFGWDGLWKMGIFMFLLVVGLLYEFKKKGLEWD
- a CDS encoding NADH-quinone oxidoreductase subunit B, which gives rise to MSKNSKPKMVNAPDGYAGEGFFATKLNEVVGLARANSMWPLPFATSCCGIEYMATMAATYDIGRFGAERMSFSPRQADMLLVMGTISKKMAPILRQVYEQMAEPRWVIAVGACASSGGVFDTYSVLQGIDKVIPVDVYVPGCPPRPEQILDGILTLQEIVKNESVRRRSSDEYKELLNSYNIK
- a CDS encoding NADH-quinone oxidoreductase subunit C: MSLDNQTIQKKLVDTFGLDIIEYHESHDILTFEINSKKNHEIIKFLKEDKDLNFNFLTDVCGVHFPDYEKERQFAVVYHLHNWFQNVRIRIKCFTNAENPNVDSVVDLYKSANWQERETYDFYGIKFNNHPQLKRILNMDEMESFPLRKEFPMEDQGRTDKDDRFFGRISNNC
- a CDS encoding NADH-quinone oxidoreductase subunit D, with protein sequence MSDLLLTPENRFQKQIEERLKKDGVELSVLNLGPTHPATHGIFQNILLMDGETILDGEGTVGYIHRAFEKIAENRPFYQINVLTDRLNYCSSPINNTGWWMTVEKALGIEIPKRVQYLRVIIMELARIADHIICSSVMGVDTGALTGFLYVMQYREKIYEIYEEICGARLTTNMGRIGGFEREWSETAWRKIDEFLNEFPGVWSEFENMLTRNRIFMDRTIGAGAVPAEMAMSYGFTGPNLRAAGIDYDVRVAQPYCSYEDFEFDIPVGQNGDCYDRFCVRNAEVWESMKIIRQAIAKMPEGPYHADVPEYYLPPKEDVYQNMEALIYHFKIVMGEIPVPNTEVYHAVEGGNGELGFYLITNGSRVPYRLHFRRPCFIYYQAFNEIVKGRSLSDAIITLSSMNVIAGELDC
- the nuoE gene encoding complex I 24 kDa subunit family protein; protein product: MEKTNYKQEINFTPELMTRINELISHYPEGKQKSALLPVLHEVQDAHDNWLSLELQTKVAEILNIKPIEVFEVTTFYTMFNQKPMGKYMLEFCSTSCCAINKAEDMMDYACEKLNIKPGQVTADGMFSVVGVQCLGACGYAPMLQLGDFYHEHLTKEKIDLLIDDCKAGKITLHDK
- the nuoF gene encoding NADH-quinone oxidoreductase subunit NuoF produces the protein MGRKILLDKINIPGIKTYEVYRQNGGYASVEKALKMEPDAITEEVKTSGLRGRGGAGFPVGLKWSFIDKKSGNPRHLVCNADESEPGTFKDRYLMEYIPHLLIEGMIVSSFALGANLSYIYIRGEYMWVFKTLERAIKEAYAAGWLGKNIKGTGYDLDLHVHCGGGAYICGEETALIESLEGKRGNPRIKPPFPAVKGLWQNPTVVNNVESIASVPWIVLNSGEEYSKIGLGRSTGTKLFSVSGHVKKPGVYEIEMGMNVEEFMNSDEYCGGMIDDRPLKGLIPGGSSVPILPQHLIFKTANGEDRLMTYESLSDGGFATGSSLGSGGFIVYNDTACIVRNTWNFSRFYHHESCGQCSPCREGTGWMEKVLWRIENGEGRMEDIDLLWDIQSKIEGNTICPLGDAAAWPVAAAIRHFRDEFEYHIRFPERIKNRDHFTNEPFEKVKHLLKS